A stretch of Blautia liquoris DNA encodes these proteins:
- a CDS encoding citrate transporter — protein sequence MTEVIIGILMIATFIGMVYYSVKGRNLMVGFFVMATVWTILSLIGNAIVPNPVMIKEVEGKQVRQTIIDVLAYVYQTGPEDYAKSILVNIFFGAFFGRVLMDTGIAATLIRKVVELGGDRPRITMILLCVVSSLCFTSMTGIGPVISIAVIVMPILQALGIPSAIALFAFMGSIMAGICINVTNFKQYQGILGGLNKAFLTDYSYQQYFKFAVIMMITALIVVLVVANLALCKQKIRHNWAAAAPKQTKENAPAISWISVILPVLLVVIFDCPVILAFILSALYALIVCGKFKGGFSEVCRMLAKQFSDGAVDVAPMVGFLLTLAMFNNAATYASPYFKAVIGNIFPTSALALALLFAVIVPLGFFRGPTNLVGSGTAIAAVVLSVTSLPVTLLYPLFAVTTIVPQHLDITQSWVAWGLGYSKVSSKEFMRYSILTGWITGAILCIVAYFMFG from the coding sequence ATGACAGAAGTTATTATTGGTATTCTTATGATTGCTACCTTCATAGGCATGGTTTACTACAGCGTAAAAGGCCGCAATCTGATGGTCGGATTCTTTGTCATGGCTACGGTATGGACAATACTGTCATTAATTGGCAATGCAATTGTTCCAAATCCAGTTATGATAAAAGAGGTGGAAGGAAAGCAAGTCCGGCAGACAATTATTGACGTTTTGGCGTATGTGTATCAAACCGGGCCTGAGGATTATGCGAAATCAATTCTCGTAAATATATTCTTCGGTGCATTCTTTGGGCGAGTACTTATGGATACAGGAATTGCCGCAACATTAATCAGAAAGGTTGTGGAACTTGGCGGTGACAGACCCCGTATTACGATGATTCTATTATGCGTTGTTTCTTCACTCTGTTTTACATCGATGACAGGTATTGGACCTGTAATCTCTATTGCAGTTATTGTAATGCCAATTCTGCAGGCACTGGGGATTCCCTCTGCGATTGCGCTCTTTGCGTTCATGGGTTCGATCATGGCAGGTATCTGTATTAACGTCACAAACTTCAAACAGTATCAGGGAATTCTTGGGGGGCTGAATAAAGCATTTCTCACGGATTATTCTTATCAGCAATATTTCAAATTCGCTGTTATCATGATGATTACTGCTCTGATCGTGGTACTGGTTGTGGCAAATCTGGCACTCTGTAAACAAAAGATTCGTCACAACTGGGCTGCTGCTGCACCAAAACAGACGAAAGAAAATGCACCTGCGATTTCATGGATATCGGTTATTCTGCCTGTATTACTCGTGGTCATCTTCGACTGTCCCGTTATTTTGGCATTCATCCTATCCGCACTTTACGCATTGATTGTGTGCGGAAAATTTAAAGGCGGGTTTTCCGAAGTCTGCAGAATGCTCGCAAAGCAGTTCTCAGATGGTGCAGTAGATGTGGCACCTATGGTGGGATTCCTTCTCACACTGGCGATGTTTAACAACGCGGCAACCTATGCTTCACCGTATTTTAAGGCTGTTATCGGAAATATATTCCCGACGTCGGCACTTGCCCTTGCGTTACTCTTTGCAGTCATCGTTCCTCTTGGCTTTTTCAGAGGACCGACAAATCTTGTGGGGTCTGGAACGGCAATTGCGGCAGTTGTACTTTCTGTTACAAGCCTTCCTGTCACATTGTTATATCCGCTGTTTGCAGTCACTACAATTGTTCCTCAGCATCTTGACATTACGCAGTCATGGGTAGCCTGGGGGCTTGGGTATTCCAAGGTCAGCTCAAAAGAGTTTATGAGATATTCGATCCTGACAGGATGGATCACAGGTGCGATTCTTTGTATCGTGGCCTATTTCATGTTTGGATAA
- the yiaK gene encoding 3-dehydro-L-gulonate 2-dehydrogenase has product MRIGYDNLEEIIKKALKNAGLSEENAKICAAVHAKSSADGVESHGLNRVPRFVEYINKGWVNPKAELELVSAKGAVENYDGHLGIGIVNAIQCSDRAVELAKIHGIGVVALKNTTHWMRGGTYAWRMAEAGYMGINWTNTESCMPMWGSDEPGVGNNPFCMAIPREDGPIVLDMAMSQYAYGKLGVYRLAGKELPYPGGFDKEGNLTSDPGAIEESRRILPTGYWKGSSMAIVLDMAAALMANGKSGFDLDEEKRGSCTGCCQIFIAYDPCLFGSKEEVQSMLNERVAAADCSHPAREGTQVTCPGERTMQTRERSMKEGVQVDEQIWSQVQAIADGDLDVTDISGK; this is encoded by the coding sequence ATGCGCATTGGATATGATAATTTAGAAGAGATAATCAAAAAAGCTTTGAAAAATGCAGGACTCAGCGAAGAAAATGCCAAAATCTGTGCAGCGGTACATGCTAAGTCAAGTGCTGATGGAGTTGAAAGTCACGGGCTCAATCGCGTACCACGTTTTGTAGAGTATATTAACAAGGGATGGGTGAATCCGAAGGCAGAACTTGAGCTCGTCTCGGCGAAAGGAGCGGTAGAAAATTATGACGGACATCTGGGGATAGGAATCGTGAATGCGATTCAGTGTTCCGACAGAGCTGTGGAACTTGCCAAAATTCACGGAATTGGTGTAGTGGCTTTGAAAAACACAACGCACTGGATGCGGGGCGGCACCTATGCTTGGAGAATGGCCGAGGCGGGATATATGGGAATTAACTGGACCAATACCGAAAGCTGCATGCCCATGTGGGGAAGCGATGAACCGGGTGTCGGAAATAATCCCTTTTGTATGGCTATTCCAAGAGAAGACGGACCAATTGTGCTGGACATGGCTATGAGCCAGTATGCATATGGTAAACTTGGTGTATACCGCCTTGCGGGAAAAGAACTGCCTTATCCGGGAGGGTTTGATAAAGAAGGAAATTTAACATCTGATCCGGGTGCGATTGAAGAGAGCAGAAGAATTCTTCCCACTGGATATTGGAAGGGAAGCAGTATGGCGATTGTGCTTGATATGGCAGCGGCACTTATGGCAAATGGAAAGAGTGGCTTTGATCTGGACGAAGAGAAAAGAGGCAGCTGTACTGGCTGCTGTCAGATCTTTATCGCTTATGATCCCTGTCTATTCGGATCGAAGGAGGAGGTACAGAGTATGCTCAATGAAAGAGTTGCTGCCGCAGATTGTTCGCATCCTGCCAGGGAAGGCACACAAGTGACTTGTCCTGGAGAACGAACCATGCAGACACGGGAGAGGAGTATGAAGGAAGGCGTTCAGGTTGATGAACAGATCTGGTCGCAGGTACAGGCAATCGCAGACGGCGATCTGGATGTGACAGATATATCCGGTAAATGA